In a genomic window of Nyctibius grandis isolate bNycGra1 chromosome 4, bNycGra1.pri, whole genome shotgun sequence:
- the CALCB gene encoding calcitonin gene-related peptide 2 isoform X3, with amino-acid sequence MVMLKISSFLAVYALVVCQMDSFQAAPARPGLESITDRVTLSDYEARRLLNALVKEFIQMTAEELEQASEGNSLDRPISKRCASLSTCVLGKLSQELHKLQTYPRTDVGAGTPGKKRNVLSDLEHERYANYGESLGNN; translated from the exons ATGGTTATGCTGAAGATTTCATCTTTCCTTGCTGTTTATGCCTTGGTTGTGTGCCAGATGGATAGCttccaggcagccccagccag ACCTGGCTTGGAGTCCATAACGGATCGAGTGACGCTCAGTGATTACGAAGCTCGGAGGTTATTAAATGCGCTGGTGAAAGAGTTCATACAGATGACAGCAGAAGAGCTGGAGCAAGCCTCTGAGGGGAACAG CCTCGATAGACCTATTTCCAAACGCTGTGCCAGTCTGAGTACTTGTGTGCTGGGCAAACTGTCTCAAGAATTGCACAAATTGCAAACTTACCCTCGCACTGACGTCGGGGCTGGAACTCCTGGCAAGAAACGAAATGTGCTGAGTGACCTGGAACACGAACGCTATGCAAACTATGGGGAATCCCTAGGAAACAACTAG
- the CALCB gene encoding calcitonin gene-related peptide 2 isoform X1 → MVMLKISSFLAVYALVVCQMDSFQAAPARPGLESITDRVTLSDYEARRLLNALVKEFIQMTAEELEQASEGNSSVTAQKRACNTATCVTHRLADFLSRSGGVGKNNFVPTNVGSKAFGRRRRSVQI, encoded by the exons ATGGTTATGCTGAAGATTTCATCTTTCCTTGCTGTTTATGCCTTGGTTGTGTGCCAGATGGATAGCttccaggcagccccagccag ACCTGGCTTGGAGTCCATAACGGATCGAGTGACGCTCAGTGATTACGAAGCTCGGAGGTTATTAAATGCGCTGGTGAAAGAGTTCATACAGATGACAGCAGAAGAGCTGGAGCAAGCCTCTGAGGGGAACAG cagtGTAACAGCACAGAAGAGGGCATGCAACACAGCAACCTGCGTGACCCATCGTCTGGCAGACTTCCTGAGCAGGTCAGGAGGAGTGGGCAAGAACAACTTCGTACCAACCAACGTGGGATCCAAGGCCTTCGGCAGGCGAAGAAGAAGCGTTCAAATATAA
- the CALCB gene encoding calcitonin gene-related peptide 2 isoform X2: MVMLKISSFLAVYALVVCQMDSFQAAPARPGLESITDRVTLSDYEARRLLNALVKEFIQMTAEELEQASEGNSVTAQKRACNTATCVTHRLADFLSRSGGVGKNNFVPTNVGSKAFGRRRRSVQI, encoded by the exons ATGGTTATGCTGAAGATTTCATCTTTCCTTGCTGTTTATGCCTTGGTTGTGTGCCAGATGGATAGCttccaggcagccccagccag ACCTGGCTTGGAGTCCATAACGGATCGAGTGACGCTCAGTGATTACGAAGCTCGGAGGTTATTAAATGCGCTGGTGAAAGAGTTCATACAGATGACAGCAGAAGAGCTGGAGCAAGCCTCTGAGGGGAACAG tGTAACAGCACAGAAGAGGGCATGCAACACAGCAACCTGCGTGACCCATCGTCTGGCAGACTTCCTGAGCAGGTCAGGAGGAGTGGGCAAGAACAACTTCGTACCAACCAACGTGGGATCCAAGGCCTTCGGCAGGCGAAGAAGAAGCGTTCAAATATAA